A single genomic interval of Azospirillum sp. TSA2s harbors:
- a CDS encoding trypsin-like serine protease, giving the protein MVLKFAPVSAHAIEGGRAASGGAAFAANVVALYNHETSEFCSGVLITTTAVLTAAHCATMHDKISVLLDVPARGQAGQDTARPVLRSIPHPGWIARRQVPIDRGDLALLLLAAPVPASYRPAVLLDRTASTGSGLVGPGQGFHGILAGYGSATWSVASGVGRLRHLDLEAVLWTWGKTEFLMETKDGSGCDGDSGGPLYLHTPSGGLAVVAIISRSLLSYGPRVCSHRLGLTDLTPYRQWIDEVLVMHGSGFATWLELPRLPKLPDTSHHHRQS; this is encoded by the coding sequence ATGGTCCTTAAGTTCGCGCCCGTATCGGCCCACGCGATCGAAGGCGGCAGAGCGGCATCGGGCGGAGCGGCGTTTGCGGCCAACGTCGTCGCCCTCTACAACCATGAGACCTCCGAGTTCTGCAGCGGCGTCCTCATCACGACGACGGCCGTTCTGACCGCGGCACATTGCGCGACCATGCATGACAAGATCAGCGTGTTGCTCGACGTACCTGCACGCGGCCAAGCCGGACAGGACACGGCGCGGCCGGTTCTACGGTCCATCCCCCATCCAGGCTGGATCGCCCGGCGGCAAGTGCCGATTGATCGCGGCGATTTGGCGCTGCTCCTTTTGGCTGCTCCCGTTCCCGCCTCTTACCGGCCTGCCGTGCTGTTGGACCGAACGGCCAGCACCGGCAGCGGTCTTGTTGGGCCGGGCCAAGGGTTCCACGGCATTCTGGCGGGATATGGAAGTGCGACCTGGTCGGTCGCGTCGGGGGTGGGACGCTTGCGCCACCTCGACCTGGAGGCCGTACTCTGGACGTGGGGAAAGACAGAATTTCTAATGGAAACCAAGGACGGCAGCGGATGCGATGGGGACTCTGGAGGTCCGCTTTACTTGCACACCCCCTCGGGAGGTCTGGCCGTGGTGGCGATCATCAGCCGCAGCCTGTTGAGCTACGGACCTCGTGTCTGTTCCCATCGGCTGGGGCTGACCGATCTGACGCCGTACCGGCAATGGATCGATGAAGTACTCGTTATGCACGGCTCCGGGTTCGCCACATGGTTGGAACTACCCCGGTTGCCAAAGCTACCGGATACTTCCCACCACCACCGTCAATCCTGA
- a CDS encoding SAM-dependent methyltransferase, giving the protein MTPSEKKLIRLRQARTLEDLRTSFPRDWRIVERKISGILERGNPQDLAEFTKQTIEHHQDLTVLLSKTLPNSSNYKAYLSRFAQVRMAAFVIKDLSRFAGKNVKSQKLGCIDKFLMGNLLFLDGFRRKPVSMFWFQLIWPMIRQRHMLMPLVEPKGIYCFYSKELITHLAGLIGSRPCLEIAAGDGTLTRFLQDVGVSIIATDSHSWQSSVTYSDSVIKLDARAALRMHKTKVVLCSWPPANNAFERFVFETDHVELYLVIGSRYEFASGNWRDYRRQNNFTVTHDLELSRLVLPPELGCAVYRFERKAA; this is encoded by the coding sequence ATGACACCCAGCGAGAAGAAACTGATCCGCTTACGCCAGGCCCGGACGTTGGAGGACTTGCGCACGTCGTTCCCGCGTGACTGGCGCATCGTGGAGCGCAAAATCAGCGGCATTCTCGAACGCGGAAACCCTCAGGATTTAGCGGAATTTACTAAACAAACCATAGAACATCATCAAGATCTGACCGTTCTTCTGAGCAAGACGCTCCCTAACTCGTCTAACTATAAAGCTTATTTATCACGATTTGCACAAGTCAGAATGGCTGCCTTTGTCATTAAGGATTTGTCACGCTTCGCGGGGAAGAATGTTAAATCGCAAAAACTCGGATGCATTGATAAATTCTTGATGGGTAATCTGTTATTTCTCGACGGATTTAGGCGAAAGCCAGTATCGATGTTTTGGTTCCAGTTGATATGGCCGATGATCCGGCAACGGCACATGCTCATGCCTCTGGTTGAGCCCAAAGGTATTTATTGTTTCTATTCCAAAGAACTCATAACTCATTTGGCGGGCTTGATCGGCTCGCGCCCCTGCCTGGAAATCGCCGCCGGAGACGGAACTTTGACCCGATTCCTGCAGGACGTCGGCGTATCGATCATCGCGACGGACAGTCACAGTTGGCAATCCTCCGTGACATACTCTGACAGCGTTATCAAATTAGATGCTCGCGCAGCGCTGCGGATGCACAAGACCAAGGTGGTCTTGTGCTCGTGGCCCCCGGCCAACAACGCTTTCGAGCGGTTTGTCTTCGAAACCGACCATGTCGAACTCTATCTTGTCATCGGCAGCCGGTATGAATTCGCGTCGGGCAATTGGCGCGATTACCGCCGGCAGAACAATTTCACAGTCACTCACGACTTGGAACTGAGCCGTCTGGTGCTGCCTCCGGAGTTGGGCTGCGCGGTGTACCGGTTTGAACGAAAGGCCGCGTGA
- a CDS encoding copper resistance protein B, with protein MRMITSGLRRVLLLAGALTLVVTATAANAADPPHAQQFHEEPAILSTLLVDRLEHRWKDGENTLDWDIKGFIGGDTDKLWLNAKGSKPVEGGAEKAEFQLLYSRLVSEFWDVQVGVRHDVRPQPQTTYAVAGFQGLAPYFFDVNAQAFLSEDGALSARLEAEYDLLITQRLILQPVAEMNVSARRVRELDLGRGITDIELGLRLRYEVAREFAPYIGVNWERKLGETADITRRHGEDASAVSFVTGVRFWF; from the coding sequence ATGCGCATGATCACATCGGGCCTGAGACGGGTCCTACTCCTGGCCGGGGCTCTCACGCTTGTGGTGACGGCGACCGCAGCCAACGCGGCCGACCCACCCCATGCTCAACAGTTCCACGAGGAACCGGCGATCCTGTCGACCCTGCTGGTCGACCGCCTCGAGCATCGCTGGAAAGACGGTGAAAACACGCTCGACTGGGACATCAAAGGCTTCATCGGTGGCGACACCGACAAGCTCTGGCTCAATGCGAAAGGCAGCAAGCCAGTCGAGGGCGGAGCCGAGAAGGCCGAGTTCCAGCTTCTCTACAGCCGCTTGGTGTCGGAGTTCTGGGATGTCCAGGTCGGTGTGCGTCACGATGTGCGGCCCCAGCCGCAGACAACCTACGCGGTTGCCGGATTCCAAGGGTTAGCACCCTATTTCTTCGACGTGAACGCCCAGGCTTTTCTGAGTGAGGACGGCGCCCTGAGCGCCCGGCTCGAGGCAGAGTACGACCTGCTCATCACGCAGCGTCTGATCCTCCAACCGGTCGCCGAGATGAATGTGTCGGCGCGGCGCGTGCGGGAACTCGATCTCGGGCGCGGCATCACCGATATTGAGCTTGGCTTGCGGCTGCGCTACGAGGTGGCCCGGGAGTTCGCGCCTTACATCGGGGTCAATTGGGAGCGCAAGCTCGGCGAGACCGCCGACATCACGCGGCGGCACGGCGAGGACGCAAGTGCAGTGTCGTTCGTCACCGGTGTTCGCTTCTGGTTCTAA
- a CDS encoding copper resistance system multicopper oxidase, protein MNTASRGLSRRDALKLAGLAGLAGVVTLYPERRAFATAHQTLDLAVERTRLTIDGATSHGIAIGGSIPAPTLRWREGQEVVVHVTNRLDEPTSIHWHGLLLQGVMDGAPGFNGYQPIMPGDTYTYRFQLRQAGTYWYHSHSAGQEQEGMYGAIVIQPAEREPVRADRDYVVVLSDHTPERPASVLRKLKLGSVSEGYYNRSKRTLFDFFRDAERDGLDATVRNRLDWGDMLMEPTDLADVTGYSFLVNGKGPQDNWTALFKPGERVRLRIINASAMTIFDVRIPGLPMTVVAADGQNVVPVKIDEFRFGVGETYDVLVLPQEDKAFTIFAEPIDRTGFARATLAPREGMSGDLPARRPRTILTMADMGMDHGSMAGMDHGSMAGMNHGAMPGMDHSSMPGMKQGPMAGMDHGSMKGMDHSAMMGMGAGSMPGMDHSTMAGMDHGTMAGMEQGAAKGSDRALGWADAATPPGTKALSYADLRAFSKTRDPREPTQEIVVRLTGMMSRYIWTLNGAKFDQGTPIRVAYGDRIRIRFVNETMMAHPMHLHGMFVELENGQKDRLPKKHVVLVPPGQTTSVQLTANEPGEWPFHCHLLYHMASGMMTRFIVERRTASL, encoded by the coding sequence ATGAACACGGCATCGCGCGGGCTTTCCCGCCGCGATGCCCTCAAGCTCGCCGGACTGGCGGGGCTTGCGGGCGTCGTGACACTCTACCCCGAGCGCCGCGCTTTCGCGACGGCGCATCAAACGCTGGATCTGGCGGTCGAGCGCACCCGGCTGACGATCGACGGTGCCACCAGTCACGGCATCGCCATCGGCGGCTCGATCCCGGCCCCGACGCTTCGCTGGCGCGAAGGGCAGGAGGTGGTCGTCCATGTCACCAACAGGCTGGATGAACCAACCTCGATCCATTGGCACGGGCTGCTGCTCCAGGGCGTCATGGACGGCGCCCCCGGATTCAACGGCTACCAGCCCATCATGCCGGGCGACACCTACACCTACCGGTTCCAACTGCGCCAGGCAGGCACCTACTGGTACCACAGCCACTCCGCCGGACAGGAACAGGAGGGGATGTACGGCGCCATCGTCATCCAACCGGCCGAGCGCGAACCCGTTCGCGCCGACCGCGATTACGTCGTGGTGCTGTCCGACCACACGCCGGAGCGGCCCGCCTCCGTGCTCAGAAAACTCAAGCTCGGCAGTGTCAGCGAAGGCTACTACAACCGATCGAAACGGACCCTGTTCGACTTCTTCCGGGATGCCGAGCGGGATGGTCTGGACGCCACCGTGCGCAATCGCCTTGACTGGGGCGACATGCTCATGGAGCCCACCGATCTGGCCGACGTGACCGGCTACAGCTTCCTGGTCAATGGCAAGGGACCGCAGGACAACTGGACGGCGCTCTTCAAGCCTGGCGAACGTGTCCGGCTCCGCATCATTAACGCTTCGGCGATGACGATCTTCGATGTCCGCATTCCGGGCCTGCCGATGACGGTGGTGGCGGCCGACGGGCAGAATGTGGTGCCGGTGAAGATCGACGAGTTCCGTTTTGGCGTTGGCGAGACCTACGATGTCCTTGTACTGCCGCAGGAAGACAAGGCCTTCACCATCTTCGCCGAACCGATCGACCGTACAGGCTTTGCCCGGGCGACGCTCGCTCCCCGCGAAGGGATGTCGGGGGACCTCCCCGCCCGCCGCCCGCGCACCATCCTGACGATGGCCGACATGGGCATGGACCACGGCTCCATGGCGGGCATGGATCACGGATCGATGGCCGGGATGAACCACGGCGCGATGCCGGGCATGGACCACAGCTCCATGCCTGGAATGAAGCAGGGTCCGATGGCCGGGATGGACCATGGTTCAATGAAAGGCATGGATCACAGCGCCATGATGGGCATGGGCGCCGGATCGATGCCCGGCATGGACCACAGCACCATGGCGGGCATGGATCATGGAACCATGGCCGGCATGGAACAGGGAGCGGCCAAGGGCTCGGACCGGGCGCTTGGCTGGGCGGACGCCGCCACCCCGCCAGGCACCAAGGCGCTGTCCTACGCCGACCTGAGGGCCTTTTCCAAAACCCGCGACCCTCGTGAGCCCACCCAGGAAATCGTTGTGCGGCTGACAGGCATGATGTCCCGCTACATCTGGACCCTGAACGGCGCGAAGTTCGACCAGGGCACGCCGATCCGGGTGGCCTATGGCGACCGCATCCGCATCCGCTTCGTGAACGAGACCATGATGGCTCATCCCATGCACCTGCATGGGATGTTCGTGGAACTCGAAAACGGTCAGAAGGACCGCTTGCCCAAAAAGCATGTCGTTCTCGTTCCTCCGGGACAGACCACATCGGTGCAGTTGACCGCGAACGAGCCTGGGGAATGGCCGTTCCACTGCCATCTGCTTTACCACATGGCCTCGGGCATGATGACGCGGTTCATCGTCGAGCGCCGCACGGCCAGCCTCTGA
- a CDS encoding plastocyanin/azurin family copper-binding protein: MRHNIRTLTAASLVTGIALLTVPGLALAGAGEPGHGHAAAVGEPAKASSAKRVVQVELGDNYYKPESISVKAGETVRFVLKNKGDFLHEFNIGTATMHAAHQKEMAMMVEHGMLTPTGINTSMNGMDHSKMGMAEMKHDDPNSVLVGPGETKELTWKFTKETALEFACNMPGHYESGMVGKVAFTR, from the coding sequence ATGCGTCACAACATCCGTACTTTGACCGCCGCCTCCCTAGTGACTGGCATTGCCCTGCTGACCGTTCCGGGGCTTGCCCTTGCAGGCGCAGGCGAGCCCGGTCACGGGCATGCCGCCGCCGTTGGAGAGCCGGCAAAGGCATCCTCGGCAAAGCGGGTCGTGCAGGTCGAATTGGGCGATAACTATTACAAGCCTGAATCGATTTCGGTGAAGGCGGGCGAAACGGTCCGCTTCGTTCTCAAGAACAAAGGCGATTTCCTGCACGAGTTCAACATCGGCACTGCTACCATGCACGCCGCCCATCAGAAGGAGATGGCGATGATGGTTGAGCACGGCATGCTGACGCCGACGGGCATCAACACGAGCATGAACGGCATGGACCATTCGAAGATGGGCATGGCCGAGATGAAGCACGACGACCCCAACAGCGTGCTCGTGGGGCCGGGCGAAACCAAGGAATTGACCTGGAAGTTCACCAAGGAAACCGCACTGGAGTTCGCCTGCAACATGCCGGGGCATTACGAGTCCGGCATGGTCGGCAAGGTCGCGTTCACGCGCTGA